A single region of the Acanthopagrus latus isolate v.2019 chromosome 11, fAcaLat1.1, whole genome shotgun sequence genome encodes:
- the ttr gene encoding transthyretin isoform X1: protein MLQPLHCLLLASAVLLCTTAPTPTDKHGGSDTRCPLMVKILDAVKGTPAGSVALKVSQKTADGGWTQIATGVTDATGEIHNLITEQQFPAGVYRVEFDTKTYWRNQGSTPFHEVAEVVFDAHTEGHRHYTLALLLSPFSYTTTAVVSSAHE from the exons ATGCTTCAACCACTGCACTGTCTGCTTCTAGCCTCCGCCGTGCTGCTCTGCACCACCGCCCCCACCCCCACG GACAAACATGGAGGCTCAGACACCAGATGTCCTCTGATGGTAAAAATCCTGGATGCAGTGAAAGGGACGCCAGCCGGATCAGTGGCGCTCAAAGTGTCTCAGAAGACGGCCGATGGAGGGTGGACACAGATTGCGACCGG AGTGACAGATGCCACTGGGGAGATCCACAATctgatcacagagcagcagttcCCCGCAGGAGTGTATCGTGTTGAGTTTGATACCAAAACTTACTGGAGGAACCAGGGCAGCACGCCGTTCCATGAAGTAGCTGAG gtggtgTTCGACGCCCACACTGAAGGCCATCGTCACTACACCTTGGCTCTGCTGCTCAGTCCGTTCTCCTACACCACCACCGCCGTGGTCTCCAGCGCACACGAGTGA
- the ttr gene encoding transthyretin isoform X2, with protein MSAQDKHGGSDTRCPLMVKILDAVKGTPAGSVALKVSQKTADGGWTQIATGVTDATGEIHNLITEQQFPAGVYRVEFDTKTYWRNQGSTPFHEVAEVVFDAHTEGHRHYTLALLLSPFSYTTTAVVSSAHE; from the exons atgtcagcCCAG GACAAACATGGAGGCTCAGACACCAGATGTCCTCTGATGGTAAAAATCCTGGATGCAGTGAAAGGGACGCCAGCCGGATCAGTGGCGCTCAAAGTGTCTCAGAAGACGGCCGATGGAGGGTGGACACAGATTGCGACCGG AGTGACAGATGCCACTGGGGAGATCCACAATctgatcacagagcagcagttcCCCGCAGGAGTGTATCGTGTTGAGTTTGATACCAAAACTTACTGGAGGAACCAGGGCAGCACGCCGTTCCATGAAGTAGCTGAG gtggtgTTCGACGCCCACACTGAAGGCCATCGTCACTACACCTTGGCTCTGCTGCTCAGTCCGTTCTCCTACACCACCACCGCCGTGGTCTCCAGCGCACACGAGTGA
- the b4galt6 gene encoding beta-1,4-galactosyltransferase 6, with product MVNWRRLLRMSNRSFLAFIFFFSMSTTCLYFIYVAPGIANTYFFMVQAQGIMLRDNVRTIGQMIRLYTNKNSTLNGTDYPDGSNSSEYLVQPTTYLPENFTYAQNLPCPQRLPSMKGLMEVNMTEIPMEEIELKFSKLFDIEFGGHWKPKDCKPRWKVAILIPFRNRHEHLPILFQHLIPILQRQRLQFAFYVIEQSGSQPFNRAMLFNVGFLEAMKDLDWDCLIFHDVDHIPENDRNYYGCGQMPRHFAAKLDKYMYILPYSEFFGGVSGLTVEQFRKINGFPNAFWGWGGEDDDLWNRVHYAGLNVTRPEGEIGKYKSIPHHHRGEVQFLGRYKLLRYSKERQHLDGLNNLHYTPLVSLSSLYKNITVDLYPELAPIADY from the exons CCAACACATACTTCTTCATGGTGCAGGCTCAGGGCATCATGTTGAGGGACAATGTGAGGACAATTGGCCAGATGATCCGATTGTACACCAACAAGAACAGTACACTCAATGGGACGG aCTATCCAGATGGCAGTAACTCCAGTGAGTACCTGGTCCAGCCAACCACGTACCTGCCAGAGAACTTCACCTACGCCCAGAACCTCCCCTGCCCACAGCGATTACCTTCTATGA AGGGCCTTATGGAAGTGAACATGACAGAGATCCCTATGGAGGAGATAGAGCTGAAGTTCTCCAAGCTTTTTGACATCGAGTTTGGAGGCCATTGGAAACCAAAGGACTGCAAACCTCGCTGGAAG GTGGCCATCCTGATTCCATTTAGAAACCGCCATGAACATCTGCCCATCCTCTTCCAACACCTCATCCCCATACTGCAGAGACAGCGCCTGCAGTTCGCCTTCTACGTCATCGAACAG agcggGAGCCAGCCCTTCAACAGAGCCATGCTGTTTAACGTGGGATTCCTGGAGGCCATGAAGGACTTGGACTGGGACTGCTTAATCTTCCATGACGTTGACCACATCCCAGAGAACGACCGAAACTACTACGGCTGTGGTCAGATGCCACGCCACTTTGCTGCCAAGCTGGAcaaatacatgtacat tCTTCCATACAGTGAGTTCTTTGGTGGTGTGAGTGGACTCACTGTGGAGCAGTTCCGCAAAATTAATGGCTTTCCCAATGCATTCTGGGGCTGGGGAGGAGAGGACGATGACTTGTGGAACAG GGTTCACTACGCTGGTCTAAACGTGACGCGACCGGAGGGAGAGATCGGCAAGTACAAGTCAATTCCTCACCACCACAGAGGGGAGGTGCAGTTCCTCGGGAG gTATAAACTGCTGAGGTATTCCAAAGAGCGGCAACACTTGGACGGCCTCAACAACCTCCACTACACCCCCCTCGTCTCCCTCAGCAGCCTCTACAAGAACATCACGGTGGACCTGTACCCCGAGCTCGCTCCCATCGCAGACTACTGA